In the genome of Lactuca sativa cultivar Salinas chromosome 3, Lsat_Salinas_v11, whole genome shotgun sequence, the window TTCGAATCCAACCATTGAAGTTCGAAccatcgaaaatgaccctcccacattggttcatgagggagaaagaaccTGAAGGAATTGGTGTGGAAGCATTGTTTCGGATAGACATctaaaaaagaagaagaacaaagtttGGGTTAGATGAcaatccttaatattacacctaatatgaaatattaaggctaggacccaacataatattctacaattgcgaagagggatgccgtaatccaattgtaaaatatttgaaggtaggtaaatgacaatttaccaatttctacTATGAAAAACGAattagattattaagttttaattggattgaaattcctagatcctttgagattcatttaacttttcaatggcatgtttaaatctcgattgtgcctttcaagtttgtgactgggatgccgaggatcacaaacaaggagtgaataaccatgcaaattagcttggtacacccaatgttacagatcacctaatcaatgtgccggttaaccacacacgatccattgatttatgattaacatcaagttactCCTTGCCACACATTGTTAGTCCCAGattagtatgtcggttaacctcacacgctccactaacgacttaaaaaggtgcaaagtgtaatttcgtggattagcaccattttcacatttttcctaaagtaactaagattgggaatttaataaaagtttagttactttatttttatcattatacttttaatgagggagaattagtgtcctatcctacccgtttggctaacaaccctccaccagttaaggaagcggtgggtgagagtggacacccattgaaccaccattttataggcaacatccttataccccccttatagaccgacttcatgaatgaggcctactaacggtaagactgacttgtcttatatatatatatatatatatatatatatattgttaaacttataatattacaaagtataagggttgagtttgaacttttaaactctagggtttggaattaaagtttcattggtgagactttacaaattccaaaacttgagggcaagttttgaaacttgtcaaaactcttcacattcataaattatgagtttaattggattttaatgaagagacctttcattttccataacttgaggacaagttatagaggtcattaaaattcatttagaacaattttctaacaactaaaattatcacataattcatGGAttatctaactaaactcataaacaAGATAATAGAAGTCAACAATTTGCAAGCAACTTTTTTTATCACATAAAACAACAATTTTCTccaaactttgacaattatcttgtggttAGATGAGTACTAGcactaccatatcagaaaaaacatttttaatgaaccaaaacagtttgtggtagtgttccCAATCCAATCTAGGCCAAGAAACGCGAAAATATGCTAACAGAgcctttaactcgtcgagttgctcttttactgagtggactcgtcgagtcaattcaTGGACTTGGTGAGTTCATCAATCAGAGGCCAGAAATTcgactttttcagctttgaaaaatcAGTGAGCATcgaatataatagaaaacaatcctaggatttgataccactgttgggttttgaacactataacactcttatggttcacatgcaaccctaaatactttggatctatgttttctctaaatatacatgcattttcaatttttccaaagcattctcaCTAGCttgcatacaattgaagctagaTAATATAAActtagtttggatgcttacctcttgagtagggtagagttcttgacctttgaaagcttgagcatcctaagtgtgatgcctctaatggttcacaaacaccaaatgcaagaggaggctttggAGAAAAGGTTATTTAGCACAAGATCAACTTCACTCTCTTAGAATGTATGTGGGTATTGATTTTAGCTCTAGGGGTGTGTATTTATAATGtggcaaatgctagggttacactttgtaaaccctaatgacctttcatatacttaggctccatgggttaacctccatggactatccatggattatctcaatggtttagcccatcctaagtaactatggatcattagcccacattataagaatgattgatttacccaATCAATCCCCACAtatctaattagtctttttttttatcacaaagttaattccaaactaaatcttgaccaatactaattaaataatatgatttctcaattagtaTATtacacttataatatattaataaatcacaaataaccttattctcaaaagtccatcctatcaaattgcactgatgaaggcaacccaaaaggacaatgctacaatcgggtcaagtacatcccatttatagttatgggcttagacaccaaatccaacaagaTGATCTTTTCGTTCAGTTGAATGGAGCATCTTGTTTCTTCAAGATAGACAtgaggtccgggtaccatcaggtcagggttagggaggaggacatggagaagaccgcattctggactcgttatggacattacgagttcgtggtgatgttgtttgggctcaccaacatgaTGACaatatttatggatctgatgaatcgagtcttcagaccgatgctcgatcgctcggtcatcgtgttcatagatgatattttgGGGTGCTctaagacccgagagcagcatgaggagcatctacggGAGCTAATGGAAGTTCTGAGACGagaaaggctttatgccaagttctcaaagtgtgggTTTTCGTTacaagaggttcagttccttggatatctcattaaccaggaggggattttggtcgatccggccaaaatcgaggcggttatgcagtgagaggttccgaaatctccctcagatatcaggagcttcttgtgattggcagggtactaccagaGATTCATACAAGATTTCTCCTAGAttacagtacccctcactcgtctgacgaggaaaggggtggatttccggtggggccctaagCAGtaaagggcatttgagaccctccgacaaCGACTTTGTGAGGCTCCAGTCTTGACTCTcccagagggagttgaggattttgtagtgttctgtgatgcatccatcacgagACTGGGAGTGGTCCTCATACAGAGAGAACGGGTGATAACCTACGCGTCTCGAAAGTTGAAGCCGcacgagacgagataccctactaatgatctggagttgggatcggtagtattcgctctcaagatttggagacattacctctatgggtccgttgtaccatattcacggaccacaagagtctgagacacatcatggatcagctgaacctgaacatgagacaacgcagGTGGCTTGACATGGTCAATGATTATGAccgcgagatcctttaccacctagATGAAGTGAACGTGGTTGCggacgctctgagccgcaagtcagttggATCTTCTACTCCGGTGACATGTATGAGAATATCAGTGGATTCTCCACTAGTGGGTTTGATCAGGGAAGCTTAGGATGAGGGTATGTGGTAGGAGAATTGGAAGCTTGAGGGGATTAGGGGTGAGAACACCCAGTTTGTGCAGGATAGCCCGAGATTATTAACTCATTGCGGTTGGGTCTGGGtttcgatgtctggtggggtcagacagatggttctggaggaggctcataagtctcgcttctctattcacccgggggtcACCAAGATGTACTGGGATTTGcgattgagttactggtggccatgtatgaagaaggAGAGTGCATGGTACGTTGAGAGCTGCTTGACTTGTCGGATAGTAAAAAtgagcatcagaggccacacGACCCGCTGCAGCCCCttgagattcccatgtggaagtgggaaaagatcacgatggattttatcaccaagctgccaAGGACGGCGAAGGGCTTCAAcactatttgggtcatcgtggatcgattgaccaagaacgCCCACTTTTTAGCgatacgggagagttcatcggccgagaagctggatGACTTGTATATCCGAAATATCGTTGCTTTCCATGGAGTTCCAGTCTTTATTGTCTCAGACcgcgatgttcggttcacctcctgtttctggcagaagttccaagAGAAACTGGGCACTCGACTGCACTTCTGTATAGCCTATCATCCGCATACGGAtgaccagagtgagcggaccatacagactctcgaggatatgctagGAGCTTGCgttattgacttcggtgggagctaggactcctacctaccccttgtAGAGTTCTCCTATAATGATAACTTTCATTCTAGTATTGGTGCCCCACAATATGAGCTGTTATATGGACAGAGATGTTGCACCCCATTCTGTTGGGGTGAGACCGGTCACATGGTGATGAGATGGACAGAGGTAGTCCTGcagactaccgagaggattcagcagatcagaaagtgactgcagaccgctcagagtcgaaaAAAGAGTTACACCGAGTTATTTACTGCAatagacttcaaggacgaagtctagttcaagtggaggagaattgtaacaccccgaatccCATGAATATTTTAAAAgctttttattcattttattgaaggaactcgacgatttggaggcCCCAAATCGTCGTGTCGAACCTAGTCAGACCCACGTGATGTTAtgacttctactcgacgagtcggaggaccccgactcgacaagtagaggatgtgcatggaaaccctaaattttagggtttacacccctatttaaagaacttatgggCCGTTTCTAGCCTCCCTTATCGTCATTACAGCTAGAGGAAAACCTAGATCGAGTCCTAAACCCCCATTGTGTATGTTGAGAGCTTGAAAGGTGTTAtatgttgatcttggaagggaaACTTGAAGAGTGAGGAGCTTGGATCGAAAAGGAGGAAGTGGATCTGTCATCTACTTCATTTTGGCAACTAACTGAGGTAAAAAGCTAATATCTTGACCCTTTCATACTTAGATTTTCTTCTATGGACATTTATGGTCATTTTGGGGTTTAATGGAGCCACCCTTGGGTTTTAGCTTGTCACAAGGACATGCTCTCAAATCTAGACTCCTCTAGGTCCCAAATTCATAAAGATATCAACTTTATCTTGTATTGACCTCTCACCATGCCCTAAACCTCATTCTTGActtggttttggtgttctaatccgttaagaccttgcatgcacataaagtttgcaactttacgtggaatctgtgccttaggaagctagatctacaagTTGAAGCTTTAGGGTAGCTTAAAAAtgtctgaatgagaaatggactgaagggactcaacGAATTGCATGGTCAGCtcgacgagtcctatgaagattggcCGTTGAAGGTTTctgcatggactcagcgagtcagtgagACGACTCGACGActcagttagggttttcctaatATTTGGACACTACATGGGCTTGACGAGTTGTGTGGAAACTCAACGAGTCAACTAGGGGTTTCATGATTTCTCGAGTtctagaaggactcgacgagtcagtgagctgcactcaatgagttgggtcaacatggattattgaccttgaccgttgactttgactttgaccaagggttgacccgTTTGACTTCTATTTTTGTAAATTGGGAATTTATAGAAGTGGTcctatggtgaatataggtggtggagtttgtggcttTTGATTCGAGAGTTTGATCCTATCACTACAGTTcgacagttgtgaggtgagttttcctcactatactcaagggtctacgacaccaaggctaACCCTTTTTGGATGgttatcctgatatgttatatgcttgagtatcgtatgatctgttagatcggtatcctggttgataggatgttattatgctattatgatctattagatcggtatcctggtagataggatgttaatatgctattatgatctgttagatcggtatcctcgtagatatgatgttatcatgctgttatgatatgttagattagtttttctatttatagacttttatgtgattatatgatatatgtgcacaCGTTTGAttagtggttgaggcttatctactttgtgcgagagccaacagacctgggcattccaacccgatggttgtgggctgtgagtattccatctcgaggacgATTGGACttgtagtatgtgggcattccaacctgatggttgtgggatgagggtattccatcccgaggatgactggacccatagtatgttggcattcaaaCCCGATTGTTgagggtctggggtattccaacccgatggttgattggacccatagtatgctgtttatgattatatgtatattgttgtgtgtatgggtactttgggggagctcactaaactTCGGTCTTacaattttggattttgtttcagcttcttcagATGACCACGGGAaggagaaggcgtgatcgtacacctcATCATGTTTTTATGATCTGGATTAATGGGATACTCCGATgtttaaaatattttgaaaacactttgtaataactgaatggttttggatggttgaaaaagttttaaattggcttgatttttttGGGTGCTACATATTGGTTCTGCAAGCAAAGAAGTAAAGCAATGTGTAACACCCGATTTAAGGTATTTTTCATTTTGAACCTTGGTGTGTAATtagtttgcatttttggtccttaggGGCATTATTGTAATTTTTAGGAGGGGAGTGCGTACATTGGGCGTATGTAATCAGGGgacaaaccctaagtttagggttTGGActctatttaagcaaccttatgtCCCAAGGTTCTCTCATTTCCCAACCTCCATTGCCCTTTTGAGTCCCATTTCGAAACCTTAGCTCACTAGAGAGATTTAACCCTTTGTGTGTGTTTTAGTGGGTGTTTGGTgagccttgaagaagaagaaacttGGAGATGGAGCCTTGATTAagtaggagcttgtagatctggaatcTACTCTCATTTTTCAGCTtcattaaggtataaagcttttaTCTTGACGACTCTATGGTTAGATCTAGTCTAGGGTTTGTTTTGAGCACATTTTGGTCCCATGCATGAGTTTTAGTACGTCAGGTGTACTAGGGGAACACTTAGTGTACGTGACCGGGATAGGATTTTGACTTTTGGGCCGTCATTGGGCTTTTAGGTTTTGGGCCCTTGTTGGGCCACACTCTTTTTGATTTTGGGCCACTGTTAGGCCTTGGgctttcttggatttgggcccatATTGGGATTTGAGTGTCCTTTAGGGATTGGACCATTATTTGGGCTTTTTTGCCATTGAGTTTGAGCCTCGACTTTTAGGCCATttaagggaagggtaaaatggtcttttaccctaggagtGGGGATTAGTTGATTAAagtcaatattatggtttatgacccaattattaattagggttctATTAGACTAGTTAGTATGAGGATTCTCCAGTTCAACAACCCGATCATCTATTTGAATTTCAACAGACTGAGGTAAGTTTGCTCACTATACTGTAGGACACTAgggattgtatgtgcttgtagtctttgtAACTTCTGCTGTATGTGTTGTATGCCtgtttgctatatgtatgtgggtgaaatagacccggtacagcCTTGTGCTGGATATGAGTTAAAATatacttggggggggggggggggggtgaaatagacccgttacaaccttgtgctgacatatgagttgaaatagacctgGGGTTGAAATAGACCTGGTACAACCTtgatctgatatatatatatatatatatatatatatatatatatatatatatatatatatatatatatatatagtatgtggtattttggggaactcactaagctttatgcttacggttttcaatttatgtttcaggtacttccggttcaaaggggaagagctcgggatgatcacatTGCACACCCCATGATTTCCTGCTTATTTGAATCTGATGTACTTTGGGATGTTTTTGGATACACTATGATTACTTTATGGTTTTTGACAAATATGTTTGGTTGATGGtttaattaatataaaaacaaaaaattttggtttTGAGTTTTGGGACGGTACATAATGATAAGTTCTCTCTGGATCTAAAAGCTGACAAAAGCATGACCTTCCAACAAATAAGTTTTTATAGCAGCTCATGAGAGCTTTCCATTTCCATGGACTTGAAGTCTGaaatataaaaacaaattgtCACTTTATTTCCCGAAGCTATAGCTTGAATctagaaaaacattgaaaaaaacaAACATATCGTTGATTTCCCAAAGTTGTAGCTTgaatcttaaaaaaaaaactttaaaaacaaACATACCTTTGATTTCCCAAGGTTGTAGCCTGAAACTCAAAGATGTAAGGCTAGAGGGTCGACTATCGATTCCAAAGTTATGTGTGTGTAACCGAGGTGGTCTAGGGCTTTTTTGGAGAGGTGAGAGATGGACTGCaaagagaaagagagaatgaCCGAAGGTTTCATGTTTCATACTAATGTGAGCGTGCTACTTTTTGAATCCCATACCACTGATCCCATTCATCTGATAAGACCTTACGCACAGTAACAACATTTTGTATGGTTTTTTTAGGAAAGAGAGATGGGATTGTACAAAGAAATAGTGAAAATAGAGCAAGAAGCGTGTCCTGAGGAAGCAAGCACAGTGAAAGAACATGTTCCAACGATTTAACCTTAATAACAGCGAAATAACATTTGgtaaattttatgttttataatgACCATTATGACATTTTCATGTGGTTTTGCTGTGAGGTCATATAAACAAGCTACAAAAAGAAGTGGTTGATAAAAATGATGAAATCCAAATATGTCATTATGGAGTGAAAGTTTTATTATTTACGTTTGGAACTTTAAACAACCACAATATAAGGTTTTTGGGACGCCCTTACTTTAATGGTTGTGTTTAAAATGTCCAAGTAGGTAGTGTAACgagttaatttttttaaaaaaaattgctcTATGTTTATTGTAGTTTTTTGAAAGAGCAATATGAAAGACCGTAAATAATTTGGATGGATAGAGGATGCTTTGACACGACAAATCTACAAAGATTTGACTGTTGAAATGCACTTAAAGTTCAAAGATATGCCACAAAATAGTAGAAAATGAAGTTGgagttaaaagagaaaaataaaaaaggtaGTTTGATGTCGAATGAATAAAAGTTTACAAGTTTTATCTTACTTAAGATTGATCTAGTCAAGGTAGTTGTGGTTTTCATACGTGTATTGTAAtatttgtttttatgaaaaatacatGTAATGGCTTTATAATCCTATTATTACTAAATAGTTTTGTATGTTCATGTCAATAGCTAGATCAGTTTTATTATAAAATGTCATGTTGCTAATGTGAAACAAGGCTCCACATTGTGAGTGACTACCTAAATGAGAACCATCTCTAACCCtttcataattatttattttaaaggaAATTGTTTATCACAATTGTGATTTGTGAGTGACGGCCTAAATATAAGGCTATAATCCACATAGGATCTTTATAAGCCACATAGGATAAGATGATGATTGCATGAAGTTGTAAATTTGTAAGGAGTGGTAGCAACAAAatattatgttattttattttgaaaaaaaaaaagaaaaaaaaaaggatcaACCAATTAGAGCCATTTCTCCTCTTATTATTTTCTCTTTCCTCTCGCTATGGGGATGACACATAATTCTTAGCGAGCAGTAGTTGTGAGTGAGTTTAGCATTTATGACGAGCTGGAGGTGAGTCCAATTCCCTCCAGCCTAACTGTTGAATctattataaatatatatcacacacaaaaaaaaaagatttttgcgTTTTTTCATAAATATGATGATCATATTCTATAATTTTAGAAGAATTCTCTCTTTAAAATTTAAACACACATCCATCCCTTATGGTTGTTTTAGTTGCCAAACTACAAGGGAACCAAAATATTATGTACTTTTTTATACGACATGAAGAGTTTAATTGACAACAAGATAACTATTTAAAACAAACTTTTGATTGTTAAATAATTAGTTTGATTAAGTaattttttcaaattaaatatttttttgattaaaaaattAGCATTTGAAAGTGAGATGGTTTTGGGGAAATCtttttaaagtattcatactCATTTCTTATGCAATACTTACAAACACTTCTTTGATTATGGATCTACTAATAGAAATTCAATGCTAAATCTTAGCATTCAATGTGTATTCCTGAATAATCTAATTTTTCAATTATTCAATCATTTCATTTTACTAAGTTCAATGTGAGTGAGATTAGtcaacatttttatgtttcaaTGCAAGAGCAGGGTCGGTCAAATCATCTGCAGGTACATAAATAACTTGAATAAAAGTTATGAACACTTCTTTGGTAGAAGTAATTCTTTCTTGTAAAGAACCCATTTCGGTACTAAGGGTAGGTTGATAACCCACAGCGGAAGACATTCTATCCAACAAGACGGATACTTCAGATCTTGCTCAGACAAAACGAAAGATattatcaaaaaataaaaatacatctTGTTCATTAACATCTCGGAAATATTCTGCCATAAAGTATTcataatatatagtttaatttaATAACCGAAATAAAATTTTTAGTTGACATCCAAGAGTTTAAAATCAACTCCCTTTGATATATATTGagtttaataagaaaaaaaagaactttttaatataaaatatttgacaaataaatgaatatatatatatatatatatatatatatatatatatatatatatatatatatatatataaaagtaggtttaactattctaactaattattgtgcggataacgtatgttatgagaattattaagagaataagttgtttagcaatgcgaatacgtttaaccttacaaaaatatcgtcattttcatgcattctcgctaattattatttatttttgttctcacacatcatttttcactcattttcattctgacagaatatgacccaataaacattctgacagaattgagaataataataacaagtgtataataactttatagacgatttaattagtgagaatgtgttaatgacaatagttatctAAGATTGAACATATTTgcattgctaaacaacttattctcttaattctcataacatacgatatccacacaataattagttagaatagaataatctaagactatatatatatatatatatatatatatatatatatatatatatatatatatatatatatatatataattgaaaagttATATGAAAATGAAATTATAATATGTAAGTTTAATGCATTAGATTTTAATTTTGTCTTTTTTCATAAATAATTCACACATAATTCTGTTTAGAATAGAAAAATTAATATCTTATTACTTTTTGTACTTAAAGAACATACTTtctttatgttttaaaattgttAAATGCTTTGCGTGTAGATGACCATCTTTACATCTCCCACGTCTTACTGGAACATATATACCCACACACTAGAATTCACAAACATATACACACAAAAAACCACAACGAACACACGAAATAGTAAAAATGGAAAAGATACAACACAAGATGGTAGCAGTGAACGGCATAAACATGCACGTAGCAGAGCTTGGCACAGGACCGACGATCCTCTTCATCCATGGATTCCCAGAGCTCTGGTACACCTGGCGCCACCAGATACTCTATCTTGCCTCACATGGTTACCGTGCTGTGGCACCCGATCTCCGTGGCTACGGTGACACAACTGGTGCTCCTGTCTCCGACCCCACCAAGTTCACCACCCTTCATGTGGTTGGAGACCTGGTGGCGCTCATCAACATTGTGGCTGCTTCGGGCGAGGACAAGGTGTTTGTGGTGGGACATGACTGGGGTGCAATGATTGCTTGGGCTTTGTGTCTTTATCGGCCAGATAAAGTAAAGGCCTTGGTGAATATGAGTGTTCCTTTCAGTCCAAGGAATCCTAAGTTCAAACCTATCGATGGACTTCGTGCTCTCTATGGAAACGATTACTACATCATCAGATTTCAGGTTCTAttaattcttcaattaattctccCATCAGCAACACCTTCACCACACTCCACACACAACCACCTGCGTCACTTGAACCATCCTTCACCACTGTATATGCACATGAATCTATGTTTTAGGAACCCGGAGAAATCGAAGGTGAATTTGCGGAATGGGGTACATATAGAGTATTAAATGATTTCTTCAAATATCGTAAACCTGCCCCCCTTTTTCTACCGAAGGGTATTGGGTTTGGAACCTCACATGATGATCCCATAATCTTGCCTTCATGGATGTCCAAAGAAGATCTTGAATACTACTCCAGCAAATTCGAGAAAACTGGCTTCACCGGAGGTCTAAACTACTATCGAGCTTTGAACTTGTAAGTTAGTTTCGAACTAGCTAAGTTGAACTTAGTTTAAAGTagtgaaatgaaaaaaaataaaataatataaaacctttttgTTGATTTACAGGAACTGGGAGCTAACTGGTCCATGGACCGGAGCTCAAGTGAAGGTGCCTGTTAAGTTCATCGTGGGTGATCTTGACCTGACCTACAACTCGATGGGTGCTAGAGACTATATAGAAAAAGGAGGGTTTAAAAAAGATGTGCCTGTTTTAGACGATGTAACCGTCCTTCAAGGTGTAGGACATTTTCTTCATGAAGAAAAACCTGACGAGATCAACAAACATAT includes:
- the LOC111917260 gene encoding uncharacterized protein LOC111917260 isoform X1, which translates into the protein MEKIQHKMVAVNGINMHVAELGTGPTILFIHGFPELWYTWRHQILYLASHGYRAVAPDLRGYGDTTGAPVSDPTKFTTLHVVGDLVALINIVAASGEDKVFVVGHDWGAMIAWALCLYRPDKVKALVNMSVPFSPRNPKFKPIDGLRALYGNDYYIIRFQEPGEIEGEFAEWGTYRVLNDFFKYRKPAPLFLPKGIGFGTSHDDPIILPSWMSKEDLEYYSSKFEKTGFTGGLNYYRALNLNWELTGPWTGAQVKVPVKFIVGDLDLTYNSMGARDYIEKGGFKKDVPVLDDVTVLQGVGHFLHEEKPDEINKHIHQFLNSYICIKPDRLCSINENKWCIGSISNKIKETLRRYLLE
- the LOC111917260 gene encoding uncharacterized protein LOC111917260 isoform X2, translating into MEKIQHKMVAVNGINMHVAELGTGPTILFIHGFPELWYTWRHQILYLASHGYRAVAPDLRGYGDTTGAPVSDPTKFTTLHVVGDLVALINIVAASGEDKVFVVGHDWGAMIAWALCLYRPDKVKALVNMSVPFSPRNPKFKPIDGLRALYGNDYYIIRFQVLLILQLILPCIGFGTSHDDPIILPSWMSKEDLEYYSSKFEKTGFTGGLNYYRALNLNWELTGPWTGAQVKVPVKFIVGDLDLTYNSMGARDYIEKGGFKKDVPVLDDVTVLQGVGHFLHEEKPDEINKHIHQFLNSYICIKPDRLCSINENKWCIGSISNKIKETLRRYLLE